In Anthocerotibacter panamensis C109, the sequence ACGCCAATCGCCCGAATTTTACCCTGTTCTTTTAAGTCATTGAGCGCGCTCATTGTCTCTTCAATCGGGACTACTTCCGTCTTGAAAGCACCCGCAGGCCAGTGAATTTGATAAAGATCAATATAATCTGTTCTTAGATTCTTCAAGGAACGCTCGCAGGCATCCAAGACTTGCTGATATTTGAGGTGAGTAGGAAACACTTTGGTGGCATAGACCGCTCGGCTGCGCACATCGGCTAGTGCCTGAGCAATCATGCGCTCTGAGTGTCCATCCCCATAGATCTCAGCGGTGTCTATCGTCGTAATACCCGCCTCAAAAGCTGCTCGTATGGCTCGGGTGGTCTCGGCATCTTCGATGCCTACCCACATACTTTTACCGGCCTGCCAAGTCCCCATGAGGATAGGGGTGATCTTGATTCCTGTAAGGCCGAGGAGTCGCTTCTCCATCTTCATAGGCTGAGGTGCATCTCTATTTTCGGCAAGGACTGCCTTGGAGAGGACACTCCAGAGTAGTAAGTTTCGATCAATGAAACAGGACAAGAGCAAGGACCTCAAAAACGTAGGGTCATCCCCAAAAAAACGTTCTGATCTTCCGCTGCTGATGTGAGCCCCAGACGAATGCCTATATCCACTAACAAGTCCGGGGTCAAAGCGTAGGTCAAACCTGCATTGCCTGACGCGACCCAGGAAGAACCCTGCTCTGTGCTCAACACGCTGACGAATTCTACAAACCCCCCAAGTTCAGCCGTAAGCTCATGGCTCAACACCAGGGTATTCACGAACTCAGTGTGGTATCCACTATCCGCTGCGTTGGCAAAAAAAGCCACGGTTGTGGAAGAACCCAGACTCCAGCCTTCGGTCAACTCAGCGGCAAAAGGGAGAATAAGCCCCCCTTCAACGCTGCCGGTGTTTTGAGTAGGGACCGTGATGAAGGGCAAGAGCGCAAAAGCGGTTGGACCGTCGTCATTCCCCCAGAGATTGACCTTCAGCCGCAGCGTCAGGTCAGGCGTGACGGCTTGCTCCTCCACGACTTCACCGCGCTCTGAGCGGGTGCGGGTCAGACTGTAGGGGGAGAACCCAAGCTGCAAATCAACGTTATTAGAGAGTCCCAACTTAAAGAGCAGGGGGGCGACCTGCAAGCTCTCTACCGTGGCATCTTGGTTCAAGGCCAAAATATCCAGTTCAAGCTGGAAATAGCCCGTATCGACCGTATAGGCACTCTCGGTCACGTCAGGACGGTCAGGGCTCAAAGGCCGCAGCAACTCCTTGGGCGGTCGGTTGGACAGCGTGTACTGATGTTTGTCCATGATCTCTTGAGCCTGCGTGTGCGGCATAGCAAAGCAACAAAGCCATGCTAGACAGCCCCAGAAAAATCCCCTTCCAGACCAAGCCATTCTGCTCCCCTCCACATGACTATGACCTTAGGTAGCGCAACAAAGGGTGACCTCCAGTCTCTATAAGACCGGTGCCGCCTCGACGCAACCAAATGTGAAATAAAAATGAAATCTCTCGCCACTATAAAAGGGTGGCGGGGGGGTGTCAAGGGGTAAGGCGCAGGCAAAAGAAGGTCTGGAATGTGACAACTATAAATCTGGCCTTGGCGAACCAATGCGCCAAGGCCAAAGGGCATAAAGCCCACCAACCCAAATTTCTATCAGCCCCAAAATTTTTATAGAGAACACGGGTATGAGGGGAGGGATAGAGCCATAAATCATCCTCCCCTACACAAGCCAGACCAGAACCAGCACGATGGACGTTATCCAAGCGCCTAGAAGCCTTTAAAGCGCCGTGTTGAGGACGCCCCACAGTTCGCGCAGACCCTTGGTGATGCGTCGCGAGACAGTCATCGGGGAGAGGCCGAGGCGACGGGCGGTCTCCGTCTGGGTCAAGTCCTGAAAAAAGACGAAATCGATAATCTGGCGGGTAGACTCCTCCAGATGGGTGAGGGCTTGCTGGAGGCGCATACGGTCTTCCTCCGCCAGACAAAAGCTCTGGTAAGAATGATCGGGCAAGAGGTCCCCCAGGCAGAAGGTCGCATCCTCTTGGACATTGACGGGGGCATCCAGGCTCAGGGGGATGCGGTTAGAGCGCGCCAGCTTGACCTGACGCAACTCCTCGGAGGAAATCTCAAGTATATTGGCTAATTCTTTTTCACAAGGAGCATGACCCATATCTTGAGCCGCTTCATGGCCGACCCGGCGGCCTCTGCGGGCCAACTCCTGGAGACGACGAGGGATGCGGACAGAAGAACTGCGGTCCCGGAGATAATGCTGCATTTCTCCACGGATGTACGGGACAGCAAAGGAGCTAAAGGAATGGCCCCGCCCCACGTCAAAGCGCTCCACTGCACGGATGAGACCGAGGCAACCCACCTGAACCAAGTCCTCGTAGGGCTCACTACAGCGGCGAGAGACTTGATGGGCCACTTTACGAACTAACCCGACATTGCGACGGACCAGCTCGTTGCGCAGATGGACAGTAGGCTTTTCGCGGTAGCGCTGAAGCAGTTCCAGGCTCTCAATTTTCTCTCCCTGGGCATACATCACAGTTTTTTTCTCCCATCCGACAGATGTATCATCGGCAACAGCTGTGTAGGCTTGAATTCCTTGAATCGCTCTTCATGATGGCGAATTATTTCCAATAGCACAAGGGGGGATTGGTTAAGATCCCTAGAAAAGCGTAAGATCACTGACTCCTGAGGGGTAGCCTAATTAAGATTACAAAAGTTCCGCGATTACTCTAACCCTTTTCCATAGTACTTTTCGGAGAAAATGGGCATTATAGGAGGGAAATAGGGTCAGCTTGTCTTCATGAACAGCAATAACTTACCCGCTCCCGTACCACCATCTTCTTCTAATAACCAGAACGCTAGCGGCACGGGTAGCTTGCCTGCCACTCCTACTTCACGCCGTGCCCTAGTTACCCGTAGCGCCATCACGCCCTTTCGGGAGAAACTGGTCCGCGTAGGGGTTGTTACGGATGAAGATTATCAACGGGCTCTAGAAGAGCGTAGAAACACGCAGGACCGCAATAGCCGCTCCCTCATTGAGATCCTAGAGGAGATTAGCGGTCACAACCTCCCTCCAGAGTTGGTGCGGGAGTTTAAAGTACAGCAGTTGGTGGAGCTACAGTTGCTCTACGGCATTGAGTCCTTTGATTTTCAGCAACAAAAAGGTCTCTTCGAGACCGATCAGGTGCGTCAGCTCATCACCGACCTGATGATGCCCCTGGAGTTGTGCACACGCTACCGTCTCATGCCTGTGCAACAGGTGGAATCCACGGTGATCATCGCCATGGTGGACCCGGAGAACCTCGAAGCCCTTGACGACCTCAACCGCCGCCTCAAGAACAAAGGCTTCACCCTCCAACGTATCGCCATTACCCCTGAAGACTACCAAGTGCTCCTCGCCCGTTGCCTGGATTCCCAAGCCAACGACCTACCCCCTGAAGCCACCCCTGAGCAGGCGGAAGAAGTCCGTGAATATATCGAGGGGCTGGGCGACTTTTTGGAGATTGAAGACGAGACCACTCAAGATTTGGCGGAAGTTGCCCGTCTGGCGGAAGATGCCCCGATTATCAAGCTCTCCAATTCAATTTTGCTGAGAGCCATCGAGCAGAAAGTCTCCGATATCCACATTGAACCCCAGGATGAGGACCTGCGTATTCGTTTTCGCAAGGACGGGGTTTTGCGCGAAGCCCCCGCCGGGATGGGACATCTGCCCAAAAAAATCATCCCCGCCCTACTCTCGCGCTTCAAAATTATGTCGGACCTCAACATTGCCGAGCGCCGGGTGCCTCAGGATGGCAGGATTCGCCGCGTCTATCAGAACCGGACTATCGACTTTCGGGTGAGCACGCTGCCCTCGCGCTACGGCGAGAAGATGGTCCTGCGGCTTTTGGACAACACTTCCACCAAACTAGGGCTCGACCAGCTCATCACCGACCCTTCGACTCTGGCGGTGGTCCGCGATATGGTCTCCAAACCCTACGGGCTGATCCTGGTCACCGGACCCACCGGCTCCGGGAAGACCACAACCCTCTATTCGGCTTTAGCAGAGCGCAATGACCCTGGGGTCAACATCACCACCGCCGAGGACCCGATTGAATACACGATGGCGGGGATCTCGCAGGTGCAGGTTATCCGCGACAAGGGAATGGATTTTGCCCGCATCCTGAGAGCTTTTTTGCGTCAAGACCCGGACATTATGCTTGTCGGAGAGACGCGGGATTTGGAGACGGCCAAAGTTTCGGTCGAAGCTGCCCTCACCGGTCACCTCGTGCTCACCACGCTCCACACCAATGATGCCCCTGGAGCCATTGCCCGTCTATCCGAGATGGGCGTGGAGCCCTTCTTGGTCTCTAGTTCCCTGTTGGGGATCGTAGCGCAGCGGCTGATGCGCAAGGTCTGCTCAGAATGTTCGACCCCCTACAACCCCGATCCTGAGCGCTTGCGCCAGTTTGGTCTGGTCTCTGCCCGCGAAAAAGATGTTATTTTTTACCGGGCGGCCACCTATACCCCCCAACAAGTCGAGCAGCGCCGTCAAAACAACGAGCACATCTGTTCGTCGTGCAATGGGGTGGGCTATAGAGGGCGCGTCGGGGTCTACGAGGTTCTGAGCATCACCAACAAGCTGCGCGATCTCATCACCCGCGAAGCGAGCACGGAACTGTTGCGGGAGGCTGCCGTCGAAGAGGGGATGAATACGCTTTTGATGTATTCGCTCAATCTGGTACGCCAGGGGATCACGACCTTGGAGGAAGTGGAGCGGGTCACCCTCTCTGACTCCGGGCTGGAAGTGGGTAAGCGCCGGGTCCTCGTCTGCCGGACTTGCGAAGCTGAATTACTCCCTGAATGGATCGATTGTCCCTATTGCACAACCCCCCGGATTCAGACCTGAGACTTAACCTAAAGGAGTTCCTCGCTATGACGACCATGATGATCGAAGACCTGCTACAGGAAGTAGTAGACCGCAGTGGTTCTGACCTCCATATTGCGGCGGGCCTACCTCCGTGTATCCGGGCGGGGGGCAAACTCAGCTACTACGGCAAAGACAGCCTCTCCCCGGAAGACACCCAGCGCATGATCTTCTCGATGCTCAACAATAATCAGCGCAAGCAACTGGAGCAAAACTGGGAATTGGACTGCTCCTACGGGGTGGTAGGGTTGGGCCGCTTTCGCGTCAACGTCTACAAGGACAAAGGTTCCTACGCGGCGGCGCTGCGCGCCCTCAGTACCAAGATCCCGACGATGGAGCAGTTGAGTCTGCCGCCCATCATGCGCGAGATCGCCGAAAAACCCAGGGGGCTGGTTCTGGTCACAGGACCGACGGGCTCAGGGAAAACGACTACCCTCGCTGCGCTCATCGACTTTATCAACACGGGCCGTTCGGAGCATATCCTCACGGTCGAGGACCCGATTGAGTATATTTACAAACCGGTCAAGTCCTTCATCAACCAGCGTCAGATCGGTGAGGACACCAAGAGTTTCGCCAATGCCTTGCGCGCTGCGATGCGCGAAGACCCGGACGTGATCCTGGTTGGGGAAATGCGTGACCTAGAGACGATCCAACTCGCCATCACCGCCGCTGAGACGGGGCATTTAGTCTTTGGAACCCTACATACCAGTAGTGCGGCTCAGACTGTAGACCGCATGGTCGATGTCTTCCCGCCGGTGCAGCAGCAGCAGG encodes:
- a CDS encoding type IV pilus twitching motility protein PilT; the encoded protein is MTTMMIEDLLQEVVDRSGSDLHIAAGLPPCIRAGGKLSYYGKDSLSPEDTQRMIFSMLNNNQRKQLEQNWELDCSYGVVGLGRFRVNVYKDKGSYAAALRALSTKIPTMEQLSLPPIMREIAEKPRGLVLVTGPTGSGKTTTLAALIDFINTGRSEHILTVEDPIEYIYKPVKSFINQRQIGEDTKSFANALRAAMREDPDVILVGEMRDLETIQLAITAAETGHLVFGTLHTSSAAQTVDRMVDVFPPVQQQQVRVQLSNSLVAVFSQTLIPRKNATTGVGSRCLAQEIMIVTPAIANLVREGKTAQIYSAIQTGGQYSMRTMEMALRDLYLNDSITFENAMMKTSRPEELLRMIGGPPPTNGTPRGSMSGSARTAQTSIPGR
- a CDS encoding transporter; protein product: MDKHQYTLSNRPPKELLRPLSPDRPDVTESAYTVDTGYFQLELDILALNQDATVESLQVAPLLFKLGLSNNVDLQLGFSPYSLTRTRSERGEVVEEQAVTPDLTLRLKVNLWGNDDGPTAFALLPFITVPTQNTGSVEGGLILPFAAELTEGWSLGSSTTVAFFANAADSGYHTEFVNTLVLSHELTAELGGFVEFVSVLSTEQGSSWVASGNAGLTYALTPDLLVDIGIRLGLTSAAEDQNVFLGMTLRF
- a CDS encoding GspE/PulE family protein translates to MNSNNLPAPVPPSSSNNQNASGTGSLPATPTSRRALVTRSAITPFREKLVRVGVVTDEDYQRALEERRNTQDRNSRSLIEILEEISGHNLPPELVREFKVQQLVELQLLYGIESFDFQQQKGLFETDQVRQLITDLMMPLELCTRYRLMPVQQVESTVIIAMVDPENLEALDDLNRRLKNKGFTLQRIAITPEDYQVLLARCLDSQANDLPPEATPEQAEEVREYIEGLGDFLEIEDETTQDLAEVARLAEDAPIIKLSNSILLRAIEQKVSDIHIEPQDEDLRIRFRKDGVLREAPAGMGHLPKKIIPALLSRFKIMSDLNIAERRVPQDGRIRRVYQNRTIDFRVSTLPSRYGEKMVLRLLDNTSTKLGLDQLITDPSTLAVVRDMVSKPYGLILVTGPTGSGKTTTLYSALAERNDPGVNITTAEDPIEYTMAGISQVQVIRDKGMDFARILRAFLRQDPDIMLVGETRDLETAKVSVEAALTGHLVLTTLHTNDAPGAIARLSEMGVEPFLVSSSLLGIVAQRLMRKVCSECSTPYNPDPERLRQFGLVSAREKDVIFYRAATYTPQQVEQRRQNNEHICSSCNGVGYRGRVGVYEVLSITNKLRDLITREASTELLREAAVEEGMNTLLMYSLNLVRQGITTLEEVERVTLSDSGLEVGKRRVLVCRTCEAELLPEWIDCPYCTTPRIQT
- a CDS encoding RNA polymerase sigma factor SigF, which codes for MYAQGEKIESLELLQRYREKPTVHLRNELVRRNVGLVRKVAHQVSRRCSEPYEDLVQVGCLGLIRAVERFDVGRGHSFSSFAVPYIRGEMQHYLRDRSSSVRIPRRLQELARRGRRVGHEAAQDMGHAPCEKELANILEISSEELRQVKLARSNRIPLSLDAPVNVQEDATFCLGDLLPDHSYQSFCLAEEDRMRLQQALTHLEESTRQIIDFVFFQDLTQTETARRLGLSPMTVSRRITKGLRELWGVLNTAL